The following are from one region of the Sulfurimicrobium lacus genome:
- the mfd gene encoding transcription-repair coupling factor, protein MLLHQPLPAPGQRIRYTGLHGSSDALALAQLATQARPLVILTETAWQAQRLRDELPFFAPQLAVHLLPDWETLPYDQFSPHQDLVSERLATLYQITHNACDVVIVPVTTALYRLPPREFLAAHTFFLNQGTKLDLDALRQQLTLAGYTHVTQVLTPGEYSVRGGLVDLFPMGSAVPYRLDLFDQEIESIRTFDVDTQRSIYPVKEVRLLPAREFPLDEAGISLFRQNFREKFEGDPSKSQLYKDVSNGLAPLGIEYYLPLFFDHTATLLDYLPENALLCLHHDLEGAAEQFWLDTRSRFRLLSGDRNRPLLPPEELFLSVDTFFGAIRPFPRVEIRSDADQPALTLPVPPVQVDRRAESPVQKLRGFVESFNGRILLVAESLGRSETMAQYLAEHGLKPAMCENFAQFESSTERFMLGAGGLSTGFLLTADASHLTPHPSLALITETELYATQVRQSRLRESTRKSNVENMLRDLSELKVGDPVVHEQHGIGRYLGLVNLDLGEGETEFLHLEYAGSDKLYVPVSNLHVISRYSGAAPDSAPLHRLGSGQWEKAKKKAQQQARDTAAELLNLYAQRAARQGYTFKLNPRDYEAFAASFDFEETPDQAAAIQAVIEDMTSGRPMDRLVCGDVGFGKTEVALRAAFVAVADGKQVAILVPTTLLAEQHFNNFSDRFADWPVKIAELSRFRSAKEQTEALKGLAAGNIDIVIGTHKLIQKDVKFNNLGLVIVDEEHRFGVRQKEQLKALRAEVDVLTLTATPIPRTLSMSLEGLRDFSVIATAPQKRLAIKTFVAPHSDGVIREAVLRELKRGGQVYFLHNEVETILNVQEKLAKLLPEARIGVAHGQLRERELEHIMRDFYQQRFNVLLCTTIIETGIDIPTANTIIMNRADKFGLAQLHQLRGRVGRSHHQAYAYLLTPGDEAALTPQAKKRLEAIQMMEDLGAGFYLSMHDLEIRGAGEILGEGQSGDMQEIGFSLYADMLNQAVKALRDGKEPDLAQPLCVTTEINLHTPALLPKEYCGDINQRLTLYKRLANCDSQDELDVLHEELIDRFGLLPPPATALLETHHLRILAKPLGIVKIDASSEAIVAQFVPNPPIDPVKIIQFIQKQPGCKLAGPDKIRITAPLPDIEQRVGAIKQFFKRLQ, encoded by the coding sequence ATGTTACTTCACCAGCCTCTTCCCGCTCCCGGGCAACGCATCCGCTACACCGGCCTGCACGGTTCCAGCGACGCCCTGGCTTTGGCCCAACTGGCGACCCAAGCCCGCCCGCTGGTGATCCTGACCGAGACCGCCTGGCAAGCCCAGCGGCTGCGTGATGAGCTGCCGTTTTTTGCCCCGCAGCTCGCGGTGCATCTGCTGCCGGACTGGGAAACACTGCCTTACGACCAGTTCTCCCCGCACCAGGACCTGGTTTCCGAACGCCTCGCGACGCTCTACCAGATCACCCACAATGCCTGCGACGTGGTCATCGTGCCGGTCACCACTGCGCTCTACCGCCTGCCGCCACGCGAGTTCCTGGCCGCTCACACTTTTTTCCTCAACCAGGGCACGAAGCTCGACCTCGACGCCCTGCGCCAGCAACTCACCCTGGCGGGCTACACCCATGTCACCCAGGTGCTCACGCCGGGCGAGTACTCGGTGCGGGGCGGGCTGGTGGACCTGTTCCCCATGGGCAGCGCGGTGCCTTACCGGCTCGACCTGTTCGATCAGGAAATCGAGTCCATCCGTACCTTCGATGTGGACACCCAGCGCAGCATCTACCCGGTCAAGGAAGTGCGCCTCCTGCCGGCGCGCGAATTCCCCCTGGATGAAGCCGGCATCAGCCTGTTCCGCCAGAACTTCCGCGAAAAATTCGAGGGCGATCCGTCTAAAAGCCAGCTCTACAAGGACGTCAGCAACGGCCTCGCCCCCTTGGGCATCGAGTATTACCTGCCACTGTTTTTCGACCACACCGCGACGCTGCTCGACTACCTGCCGGAGAATGCCCTGCTTTGCCTGCACCACGACCTCGAAGGCGCGGCAGAACAGTTCTGGCTCGACACCCGCTCGCGTTTCCGCCTGCTGAGCGGCGACCGCAACCGTCCGCTGCTGCCGCCGGAAGAACTGTTTCTCTCGGTGGACACTTTCTTCGGCGCCATCCGCCCGTTCCCGCGCGTCGAAATCAGGAGTGACGCGGATCAGCCTGCCCTGACGCTGCCCGTGCCGCCGGTCCAGGTGGATCGCCGCGCCGAAAGCCCGGTGCAAAAACTGCGCGGCTTCGTGGAAAGCTTCAACGGCCGCATCCTGCTCGTGGCCGAAAGCCTGGGACGGAGCGAAACCATGGCCCAGTACCTGGCCGAGCATGGCCTGAAACCTGCCATGTGCGAAAACTTTGCTCAATTCGAATCCAGCACGGAGCGTTTCATGCTGGGCGCGGGGGGCCTGTCCACCGGCTTTCTCCTCACCGCCGACGCCTCACACCTTACCCCTCACCCCTCACTCGCATTAATCACCGAAACCGAGCTCTACGCCACCCAGGTACGCCAGTCGCGACTGCGCGAGTCGACGCGCAAGAGCAACGTCGAGAACATGCTGCGCGACCTTTCCGAGCTCAAGGTCGGCGACCCGGTGGTGCACGAGCAGCACGGCATCGGGCGCTACCTCGGCCTGGTCAACCTGGACCTTGGCGAAGGGGAAACCGAGTTTCTCCACCTGGAGTATGCCGGCAGCGACAAGCTCTACGTGCCGGTGTCCAACCTCCACGTCATCAGCCGCTACAGCGGCGCGGCGCCCGATTCGGCACCGCTGCACAGGCTCGGCAGCGGACAATGGGAAAAAGCGAAGAAGAAGGCGCAGCAGCAGGCGCGCGATACCGCAGCCGAACTGCTCAATCTTTATGCCCAGCGCGCCGCGCGCCAGGGCTATACCTTCAAGCTCAACCCGCGCGATTACGAGGCCTTCGCCGCCAGTTTCGACTTCGAGGAAACCCCCGACCAGGCCGCCGCGATCCAGGCGGTGATCGAGGACATGACCTCGGGTCGCCCCATGGACCGGCTGGTGTGCGGCGACGTCGGCTTCGGCAAGACCGAAGTCGCCTTGCGCGCGGCTTTCGTCGCGGTCGCCGACGGCAAGCAGGTGGCGATCCTGGTGCCCACCACGCTGCTCGCGGAACAGCATTTCAACAACTTTTCCGACCGTTTCGCCGACTGGCCGGTGAAGATCGCGGAACTGTCGCGCTTCCGCTCCGCCAAGGAACAGACCGAGGCACTCAAGGGACTGGCTGCGGGCAATATCGACATCGTCATCGGCACCCACAAGCTGATCCAGAAGGACGTGAAATTCAACAACCTCGGCCTGGTGATCGTGGACGAGGAACACCGCTTCGGGGTGCGCCAGAAGGAGCAGCTCAAGGCCTTGCGCGCCGAGGTGGACGTGCTGACGCTCACCGCCACACCCATTCCGCGCACCCTGTCGATGTCGCTGGAAGGCCTGCGCGACTTTTCCGTCATCGCCACCGCGCCGCAAAAACGCCTGGCCATCAAGACCTTCGTCGCACCCCACAGCGACGGCGTGATCCGCGAGGCGGTGCTGCGCGAGCTGAAGCGCGGCGGCCAGGTGTATTTCCTGCACAACGAGGTGGAAACCATCCTCAACGTGCAGGAAAAACTCGCCAAGCTGCTGCCCGAGGCGCGCATCGGCGTGGCCCACGGCCAACTGCGCGAGCGCGAACTGGAACACATCATGCGCGACTTCTACCAGCAGCGCTTCAATGTACTGCTGTGCACCACCATCATCGAAACCGGCATCGACATCCCCACTGCCAACACCATCATCATGAACCGCGCCGACAAGTTCGGCCTGGCCCAGCTGCACCAGCTGCGCGGCCGTGTCGGGCGCTCGCACCACCAGGCTTACGCCTACCTGCTCACCCCCGGCGATGAAGCAGCGCTGACGCCGCAGGCGAAAAAACGCCTGGAAGCGATTCAGATGATGGAAGACCTGGGGGCGGGCTTTTACCTTTCGATGCACGACCTGGAAATCCGCGGCGCGGGCGAGATACTGGGAGAAGGCCAGAGCGGCGACATGCAGGAGATCGGTTTCAGCCTTTACGCCGACATGCTCAACCAGGCGGTGAAAGCGCTCAGGGACGGCAAGGAACCGGATCTCGCCCAGCCGCTGTGCGTCACCACGGAAATCAACCTGCACACCCCGGCGCTGCTGCCCAAGGAATATTGCGGCGACATCAACCAGCGCCTGACGCTGTACAAGCGGCTCGCCAACTGCGACAGCCAGGACGAGCTGGACGTTCTGCACGAGGAGTTGATCGACCGCTTCGGACTGCTGCCGCCGCCCGCCACGGCCTTGCTCGAAACGCACCACCTGCGCATTCTCGCCAAGCCGCTAGGCATTGTAAAAATCGACGCCAGCAGCGAAGCCATCGTGGCGCAATTCGTGCCCAACCCGCCGATCGACCCTGTTAAAATCATTCAGTTCATCCAGAAGCAACCCGGCTGCAAGCTGGCCGGACCCGATAAAATCAGGATTACCGCCCCGTTGCCGGATATCGAGCAGCGGGTTGGCGCCATCAAACAATTCTTCAAGCGACTGCAATAA
- a CDS encoding protein YgfX, producing MLDLQLRPSRTLGMLLAAAHAVSLLLIWVMPLILPLQLAASLLLAASFLFHLRRDGRLAAPDSITRLRFSPDCQCAYQTRDGAWHEAKLLGSSLASPWLSVLNFKPDGRRMPRHAVIFPDSADAEGRRKLRVLLRWKYADPAKR from the coding sequence ATGCTCGATCTGCAACTCCGTCCTTCGCGTACCCTTGGCATGCTGCTGGCAGCGGCACACGCCGTTTCGCTGCTGCTGATCTGGGTCATGCCGTTGATATTGCCCCTGCAGCTTGCGGCCAGCCTGCTGTTGGCGGCAAGCTTCCTGTTTCACCTGCGGCGCGATGGCCGGCTCGCCGCGCCGGACTCCATTACCCGCCTGCGTTTCAGCCCGGATTGCCAATGCGCTTACCAGACCCGCGACGGGGCGTGGCACGAGGCAAAACTGCTCGGCTCCAGCCTGGCCTCGCCGTGGCTCAGCGTCCTCAATTTCAAGCCGGACGGCCGCAGGATGCCGCGCCATGCCGTGATTTTTCCCGATTCGGCCGATGCCGAGGGACGGAGAAAACTGCGGGTTTTGCTGCGCTGGAAATACGCCGACCCGGCAAAGCGGTAA
- the nadB gene encoding L-aspartate oxidase: MKQFDVVIIGSGLAGMTLALQLAAHKKIGLITKKALLDGASNWAQGGIAAVLGDDDSIQSHVQDTLVAGAGLCSESMTRFVVEHGKPAIEWLLEQGVQFSHDELHAEELHLTREGGHSHRRIVHAADATGAAVQLTLSAQIKTHPNITLLEEHIAIDLITGKKLGLKEPALANRCFGLYALDNSSGKVVTLSAQHVALATGGAGKVYLYTTNPDVAAGDGVAMGWRAGCRVANMEFIQFHPTCLYHPHAKSFLITEAVRGEGGLLKLPDGTRFMPAHDSRAELAPRDVVARAIDFEMKKRGLDCVYLDISHKPEAFLKEHFPNIYARCLELGIDITKDPIPVVPAAHYTCGGIMTDQRGRTDIHNLYAIGEVAHTGLHGANRLASNSLLECIVFAQAAARDILQQPDGPLQPLAEWDESRVTDADEEIIISHNWDELRRFMWDYVGIVRTSKRLQRALKRIKLLQEEIDEYYSNFRVSNDLIELRNLVQTAELIVHSAMLRHESRGLHFSRDYPEQLPAAENTVLVPD, translated from the coding sequence GTGAAACAATTCGACGTGGTTATTATCGGCAGCGGACTAGCTGGCATGACGCTCGCCCTGCAACTGGCCGCGCACAAGAAAATCGGCCTGATCACCAAAAAGGCCCTGCTCGATGGCGCCAGCAACTGGGCGCAGGGCGGGATCGCCGCCGTGCTGGGTGATGATGACTCAATCCAGTCGCATGTGCAGGACACCCTGGTCGCCGGAGCCGGATTGTGCAGCGAAAGCATGACGCGTTTCGTCGTGGAGCACGGCAAACCGGCGATCGAATGGCTGCTCGAGCAAGGCGTACAGTTCAGCCATGACGAACTGCATGCCGAGGAACTCCACCTCACGCGCGAAGGCGGCCATAGCCACCGCCGCATCGTGCACGCCGCCGACGCCACCGGCGCTGCGGTGCAGCTGACCCTGTCGGCACAGATCAAGACGCACCCCAACATCACCCTGCTGGAAGAGCACATCGCCATCGACCTCATCACCGGGAAAAAGCTGGGCCTCAAGGAACCGGCGCTGGCCAATCGCTGCTTCGGGCTGTACGCCCTCGACAACAGCTCCGGGAAAGTGGTCACCCTTTCCGCCCAGCATGTCGCGCTGGCTACGGGCGGCGCGGGCAAGGTTTATCTCTACACCACCAACCCCGACGTCGCGGCCGGGGACGGCGTGGCCATGGGCTGGCGCGCCGGTTGCCGGGTGGCCAACATGGAATTCATCCAGTTTCATCCCACCTGCCTGTACCACCCCCACGCCAAGTCCTTCCTTATCACCGAAGCGGTGCGCGGCGAAGGCGGCTTGCTCAAGCTGCCCGACGGCACGCGCTTCATGCCCGCTCACGATAGCCGCGCCGAACTGGCGCCGCGCGACGTGGTCGCCAGGGCCATCGACTTCGAAATGAAAAAGCGCGGCCTGGATTGCGTCTATCTCGACATTTCGCACAAGCCGGAAGCCTTTCTCAAGGAGCACTTTCCCAATATTTATGCGCGCTGCCTGGAGCTGGGCATCGACATCACGAAGGACCCCATCCCCGTGGTTCCCGCCGCGCATTACACCTGCGGCGGCATCATGACCGATCAGCGCGGCCGCACCGACATCCACAATCTTTACGCCATAGGCGAAGTCGCCCATACCGGGCTGCATGGCGCCAACCGGCTGGCAAGCAATTCGCTGCTGGAATGCATCGTGTTCGCCCAGGCTGCCGCACGGGATATCCTGCAGCAGCCGGACGGCCCGCTGCAGCCCCTGGCGGAATGGGACGAAAGCCGCGTCACCGACGCCGACGAGGAAATCATCATTTCCCACAACTGGGACGAATTGCGCCGTTTCATGTGGGATTACGTCGGCATCGTGCGCACCAGCAAGCGCCTGCAGCGCGCCCTGAAACGCATCAAGCTGCTGCAGGAAGAGATCGACGAGTATTACAGCAATTTCCGCGTCAGCAACGACCTGATCGAGCTGCGCAACCTGGTGCAGACCGCCGAACTGATCGTGCATAGCGCCATGCTGCGGCACGAAAGCCGCGGCCTGCACTTCAGCCGCGATTACCCGGAACAGCTGCCCGCTGCGGAAAACACCGTGCTGGTGCCGGACTAG
- the rpoE gene encoding RNA polymerase sigma factor RpoE — protein sequence MGDREIDQQLVERAQRGDKHAFELLVAKYQRKLARLLSRFIRDAAEVEDVSQEAFIKAYRALPSFRGESAFYTWLYRIGINTAKNYLVAQGRRAPTVTVYDNEEAEGFEGGDELRDINTPENAMMSKQIAETVNSAVDALPEELRTAITLREIEGLSYEDIAQVMNCPIGTVRSRIFRARDAISEKLRPLLDTQGDKRW from the coding sequence ATGGGTGACCGGGAAATTGACCAGCAACTGGTCGAGCGTGCGCAACGCGGTGACAAGCACGCCTTCGAGTTGCTGGTGGCCAAGTATCAGCGCAAGCTGGCGCGGCTGTTGTCGCGCTTTATTCGCGACGCCGCGGAGGTCGAGGATGTGTCGCAGGAGGCCTTTATCAAGGCTTACCGCGCCTTGCCTTCGTTCCGGGGCGAGAGTGCGTTCTATACATGGCTGTATCGCATCGGCATCAATACCGCCAAGAATTACCTGGTGGCGCAAGGGCGGCGCGCGCCGACCGTGACTGTGTACGACAATGAAGAAGCCGAAGGCTTCGAGGGCGGCGACGAGTTGCGCGATATCAATACGCCCGAGAATGCAATGATGAGTAAACAAATTGCTGAAACTGTGAACTCCGCGGTGGACGCATTGCCAGAAGAGTTAAGAACCGCGATTACCCTGCGCGAGATCGAGGGTTTGAGTTACGAAGATATTGCACAGGTCATGAATTGCCCAATTGGTACGGTGCGATCGCGTATTTTTCGTGCACGCGATGCGATTTCGGAAAAGCTGCGACCACTGCTGGACACGCAAGGAGACAAGAGATGGTAA
- a CDS encoding sigma-E factor negative regulatory protein, with the protein MVRTNEKISQLMDGELDDAEAQRFFAALQDSEAQREWQAYHLIGDVLRDTSVVSDDFMGRFSERLAGEPTVLAPHRTSRHNTRTIALSAAASVTAVGLVVWAVLQTGAVHAPPADLAMAKAQQVELASADVNPYLLAHQEYSPSVAMEGVAPYIRTVSETREVAAR; encoded by the coding sequence ATGGTAAGGACTAACGAGAAAATTTCACAGCTGATGGATGGCGAGTTGGACGATGCGGAAGCGCAGCGTTTCTTCGCCGCATTGCAGGATTCCGAAGCGCAACGTGAGTGGCAGGCCTACCATCTGATCGGCGATGTTTTACGCGACACTTCAGTAGTTTCCGACGATTTTATGGGGCGCTTCAGTGAGCGTCTGGCTGGTGAGCCGACCGTGCTCGCGCCGCATCGCACGTCCAGGCACAACACACGCACCATAGCCTTGTCCGCCGCTGCTTCCGTGACGGCGGTGGGGTTGGTGGTGTGGGCGGTTTTGCAGACGGGTGCTGTGCATGCTCCACCCGCAGACCTGGCCATGGCGAAAGCGCAGCAGGTCGAACTTGCGAGCGCCGATGTCAATCCTTACCTGCTCGCGCATCAGGAATACTCGCCCAGCGTAGCCATGGAGGGTGTAGCCCCTTATATCCGCACGGTTTCCGAAACCCGTGAGGTCGCCGCCCGATGA
- a CDS encoding MucB/RseB C-terminal domain-containing protein codes for MRKLRHVLLMLIFLPGVALAEKAGGDGTAWLQKMASAAHLINYSGTFVYRHDGYMETSRILHVSDASGEHEKLEVLDGPPREIVRNNDEVICYMPESKAVVVEKRKSHKSFPALLPVQLAGIAENYTIKLGSVERVAGYDCQNVMLEPRDVYRYGHRLCADSASGLLLKASTLNEKNEVVDQFFFTQASIGGTIDPEQLKSKYAAKPQVSIQNTQTEVDPGWLIKSPPAGFKKIMALKRSFPGKKFPTNHLVFSDQLAAVSVFIEPLAGILKPVSGLSSQGAINVYTKAVGEYQVTVLGEVPAATVTQIGNSVSFVAK; via the coding sequence ATGAGAAAGTTGCGTCATGTATTGCTGATGCTGATATTTTTGCCAGGGGTAGCCCTGGCGGAGAAGGCCGGCGGAGACGGTACGGCCTGGCTGCAGAAGATGGCGTCTGCTGCTCACCTTATCAATTACAGCGGCACTTTCGTCTATCGTCACGACGGTTACATGGAAACTTCCCGCATCTTGCATGTTTCGGATGCGAGCGGCGAGCATGAAAAGCTCGAAGTGCTGGATGGTCCGCCGCGCGAGATCGTGCGCAACAACGATGAAGTAATCTGCTACATGCCGGAAAGTAAGGCTGTGGTCGTGGAAAAGCGCAAGTCGCACAAGAGTTTTCCGGCCCTTTTGCCCGTACAGCTGGCGGGCATCGCTGAAAACTACACGATCAAACTGGGCAGCGTGGAGCGCGTGGCCGGATACGATTGTCAGAACGTCATGCTGGAACCGCGCGATGTTTACCGTTACGGACACCGCCTGTGCGCCGACAGCGCCAGCGGGCTGTTGCTCAAGGCCAGCACCCTGAATGAGAAAAACGAAGTCGTGGACCAGTTTTTCTTCACCCAGGCCAGCATCGGCGGCACTATCGATCCTGAACAGCTGAAATCGAAATATGCGGCAAAGCCACAGGTAAGCATACAAAACACGCAAACAGAGGTCGACCCCGGCTGGCTGATCAAATCGCCGCCTGCGGGGTTCAAGAAAATCATGGCCTTGAAACGTTCCTTTCCCGGCAAGAAATTCCCCACCAATCATCTGGTTTTTTCCGATCAACTGGCAGCGGTATCCGTGTTCATCGAGCCGCTCGCCGGCATACTGAAACCAGTATCCGGACTTTCCAGCCAGGGCGCCATCAACGTTTATACCAAGGCCGTAGGCGAATATCAGGTAACGGTACTGGGCGAAGTGCCGGCCGCCACCGTGACGCAAATCGGCAATTCGGTGTCATTTGTCGCAAAATAG
- a CDS encoding SoxR reducing system RseC family protein, producing MLEAEGVIVKIGQEGVFVETSRVPACGSCSSKEGCGTSTLSQLLGSKSSSFKVLNPIGAALGERVVIGMEEAALLKSSVLVYLVPLAFLMAGAILGGWLAPAHLKDAYAIGGVLVGLVLGFVALKWISASAGENRQFQPVILRRVFPQNVVKFAGGRER from the coding sequence ATGTTGGAAGCAGAAGGCGTGATCGTGAAAATCGGGCAGGAGGGCGTGTTTGTGGAAACTTCACGCGTCCCGGCCTGTGGCAGCTGCAGCAGCAAGGAAGGCTGCGGCACGTCCACCCTGAGCCAGCTTCTGGGCAGCAAATCTTCCTCTTTCAAGGTACTCAACCCGATTGGCGCTGCGCTGGGAGAGCGCGTGGTGATCGGCATGGAAGAAGCGGCCCTGCTCAAGAGTTCTGTGCTGGTGTACCTGGTTCCCCTGGCATTCCTGATGGCGGGCGCCATATTGGGAGGGTGGCTGGCGCCGGCGCATTTAAAGGATGCCTACGCCATTGGCGGCGTGCTCGTCGGGCTGGTTCTGGGTTTTGTAGCCTTGAAATGGATCAGCGCCAGTGCGGGAGAGAACAGGCAGTTCCAGCCTGTCATCCTGCGGCGGGTTTTTCCTCAAAACGTGGTCAAATTTGCAGGAGGTCGTGAACGATGA
- a CDS encoding DegQ family serine endoprotease — protein MNRLFALFALFVSLTATSYARDLPDFTELAAKCGTAVVNVSTTQTMRNANIFHQMPNLSEDDPMFDFFRRFMQPGRGPHGQRELQTRSLGSGFIISQDGYILTNAHVVDAADEVTVRLTDKREFTAKVIGSDLRTDVALIKIEANNLPVVTIGKPEQLKVGEWVAAIGSPFGFDNSITAGIVSAKGRSLPQENYVPFIQTDVAINPGNSGGPLFNMKGEVVGINSQILSRTGGYMGVSFAIPIDVAMDISDQLRASGKVNRGWLGVAIQEVTRELAESFGMSRPMGALIVSVEKGGPADKAGLAASDVVLKLDGKVVENSGELPRLVAAVKPGKRVLLQVWRKGASKDVALIVGELPGEKSVSRSGKLGKTPGKLGLSLSELNDAQKKELQIGNGLLVESAEGAAAMAGVISGDIILAVNNQDVKSLQQFVDLLKQFASGRVVALRILRGDRSMFVTIRINGKKP, from the coding sequence ATGAATCGCTTATTCGCCTTGTTTGCACTTTTTGTTTCCCTGACTGCGACTTCCTACGCCAGGGATTTGCCGGACTTTACCGAACTGGCAGCAAAATGCGGCACTGCGGTGGTGAATGTCAGTACCACGCAGACCATGCGCAATGCGAATATTTTTCACCAGATGCCGAATCTGTCCGAAGACGACCCGATGTTCGATTTCTTCCGGCGCTTCATGCAGCCAGGCAGAGGGCCGCATGGGCAGCGCGAATTGCAGACGCGCTCCCTGGGCTCGGGCTTCATCATCAGTCAGGACGGTTACATCCTGACCAATGCCCATGTGGTGGATGCGGCGGATGAAGTGACAGTGCGCCTTACCGACAAGCGCGAGTTCACCGCCAAGGTCATCGGCAGCGACCTGAGAACCGACGTGGCCTTGATCAAGATCGAGGCGAACAACTTGCCCGTGGTAACGATCGGCAAGCCGGAACAGCTCAAGGTGGGCGAATGGGTTGCTGCAATCGGTTCGCCTTTCGGCTTCGACAACAGCATCACGGCCGGAATCGTCAGCGCCAAGGGCCGCTCGCTGCCGCAGGAAAATTATGTGCCTTTCATCCAGACCGATGTGGCGATCAACCCCGGTAATTCAGGTGGCCCGCTATTCAACATGAAAGGCGAGGTGGTCGGCATCAACTCCCAAATACTGAGTCGTACCGGTGGATACATGGGCGTGTCCTTTGCCATCCCCATCGACGTGGCGATGGACATCAGCGACCAGTTGCGCGCCAGCGGCAAGGTCAACCGCGGATGGCTGGGTGTGGCGATCCAGGAAGTGACCAGGGAACTGGCGGAATCGTTCGGGATGAGCCGGCCTATGGGTGCGCTGATAGTCAGCGTGGAAAAAGGCGGTCCGGCGGACAAGGCAGGGCTCGCGGCGAGCGACGTGGTGCTCAAGCTGGATGGCAAGGTCGTCGAGAATTCCGGCGAACTTCCCAGGCTCGTCGCAGCGGTCAAACCGGGAAAACGCGTGCTGCTGCAGGTCTGGCGCAAAGGGGCAAGCAAGGATGTCGCGCTGATCGTGGGCGAGTTGCCGGGTGAGAAAAGCGTGAGTCGTTCCGGAAAACTCGGGAAAACGCCCGGCAAGCTCGGGCTAAGCCTGAGCGAACTCAACGATGCGCAGAAGAAAGAACTGCAAATCGGCAACGGCCTGCTGGTGGAGAGCGCTGAAGGCGCCGCGGCAATGGCGGGCGTGATCAGCGGCGATATCATTTTGGCGGTGAACAACCAGGACGTGAAGAGTTTGCAGCAATTTGTGGACCTGTTGAAACAGTTTGCTTCAGGGCGTGTCGTTGCCTTGCGTATTTTGCGCGGCGACCGTTCGATGTTCGTGACCATCCGCATAAACGGCAAAAAACCCTAA